GAATACGGCGCTCGGCGGTCTGCTTGGCCGCGACGCGCCGCTCAGGCTCGACAACACGCTGACGCTGATTCTGATCGCGCACGTCTTCTATAACTTTACGGTGGTGCTGCGGATCGTCGGCGGCTTCTGGGCCAATCTCGATCCGCGCATCGCGGATGCGGCTCGCGTGCTCGGCGCGAATCGTCGGCGCGTCTGGTTCGAGGTAACGCTGCCGCTGCTGATGCCTGCCCTGGGCGCGGCGGCGCTGCTGATCTTTCTCTTCACCTTTACCGCATTCGGCACGATCTTGATCCTTGGCGGGCCGCGCTTCGCGACAGTCGAGGTCGAGATCTACCGGCAGGCCGTCGATTTCTTCAATCTGCCGATCGCCGGAGCGCTGTCGGTGCTGCAAATCGTCGCTACGCTGGCGCTGACGATCGTCTACACACGCCTGCAGGAGCGCGCATCGCTGCCCCTCGATCTGCGGCCCCAGGCGACACTACAGCGTCCGGTGATCGGATGGCGGCGCAGGCTGCTGGTAGGGGTGGTGCTCGGCGTGATGCTGGTACTGCTGCTCGCGCCGCTGCTGGCGCTGGCCTACCGCTCGATCGCGCTCGGCGGCGAGTGGTCGCTGCGCTTTTACCGGCTGTTGCAGCAGAACCAGCGCAGCTCGTATTTCTTCGTGCCGCCGCTGACCGCTATGCGCAACTCGCTGATGTTCGCGAGCGCGACCACGCTGCTGGCGCTGCTGCTGGGCGTTCCCGCAGCCTACTTGCTGACGCTCCGGCAACGTCTGCTGCGGGCGATCCTCGATCCGCTCTTCATCCTGCCGCTGGGCACGTCGGCGGTGACGCTCGGCTTCGGCTATATCATTGCGCTGGACGAGCCGCC
This sequence is a window from Herpetosiphonaceae bacterium. Protein-coding genes within it:
- a CDS encoding iron ABC transporter permease, giving the protein MKLETRNGDHRWRLAVRGSLALLRVALSGLPLIFFALFYFYPLAAILRLSFTSAEQSVAGMAALWRDSYYLRVLWFSVWQATLSTALTLAFGLPAAYVFARYQFRGKTLLRALATVPFVLPTVVVAAAFAALLGQNGLVNTALGGLLGRDAPLRLDNTLTLILIAHVFYNFTVVLRIVGGFWANLDPRIADAARVLGANRRRVWFEVTLPLLMPALGAAALLIFLFTFTAFGTILILGGPRFATVEVEIYRQAVDFFNLPIAGALSVLQIVATLALTIVYTRLQERASLPLDLRPQATLQRPVIGWRRRLLVGVVLGVMLVLLLAPLLALAYRSIALGGEWSLRFYRLLQQNQRSSYFFVPPLTAMRNSLMFASATTLLALLLGVPAAYLLTLRQRLLRAILDPLFILPLGTSAVTLGFGYIIALDEPPLNLRTSPLLVPLAHTLIALPFVVRAVLPVLRGIDPRLREAAAVQGAGPLRVLWEVDVPIVARAIVVGAVFAFTVSMGEFGATLLLYLPEYPTMPLVIYRFIGQPGLANYGQALAMSTLLMLVTALGFIAIERLRIGDIGEF